In Leptospira koniambonensis, the following proteins share a genomic window:
- a CDS encoding SBBP repeat-containing protein produces MNFSLRRFNISILFFLILSCSSSDQSIPSELVLLFGGATENSNPSPPDPQKPWPKFLGVFGKMTFASGANVDPDGNIIATGFTEGNLGGQPMLGKMDSYITKYDEEGKKLWTRHLGGGPKDFSKGSTYGLAVKTDKDGNILSTGMTVVEKLDGQNKIGFQDAYLAKYDKDGNKKWTRMIGGGSNTDFHFGTSAGRGVTSDQFGNIYVNGTTNADTFFGETNPGGQNGYFIVKYDPDGNQVWARMARNTNPDNHESIAGDLTIDSNGEIYFVGAAQGGFDNQTEIGIEDALLIKYDSDGNKLWVRLLGVPGQISVANEVSIDTDRNIYIVGITSGELDGQTPIGTTDTFIVKYDKDGNKLWTRLIGNPDYSSFFRSETQGFGITVDPNGNSYIAGTISAVKILFTNSINSAFAAKFDTNGNLIWSNLKYMEKDTKCEVRAQDVVLGLNDSFFVVGYTSCLLNIIDPVNGINSLFISKETP; encoded by the coding sequence ATGAACTTCTCCCTTAGAAGATTTAATATTTCCATTCTATTTTTTCTTATTCTTTCTTGTTCCTCCTCGGACCAATCCATTCCGTCTGAATTAGTTTTGCTTTTTGGAGGAGCTACAGAGAATTCAAATCCTTCTCCTCCTGATCCCCAAAAACCTTGGCCTAAATTTTTAGGAGTTTTTGGTAAAATGACTTTCGCGAGTGGCGCTAACGTAGATCCCGATGGAAATATAATAGCTACCGGATTTACAGAAGGGAATTTGGGCGGGCAACCTATGCTCGGCAAAATGGATTCTTATATTACGAAATACGATGAAGAAGGCAAAAAACTTTGGACGAGACATTTAGGCGGAGGTCCTAAAGACTTTTCTAAAGGAAGTACTTATGGTCTTGCCGTAAAAACAGACAAGGACGGAAATATTCTAAGTACAGGAATGACTGTCGTGGAGAAATTAGACGGCCAGAATAAAATTGGATTCCAAGATGCTTATTTAGCGAAATATGATAAAGACGGAAACAAAAAATGGACTAGAATGATTGGTGGAGGAAGTAACACCGATTTTCATTTTGGAACTTCTGCAGGAAGAGGTGTTACCTCTGATCAGTTTGGAAATATTTATGTGAATGGAACTACAAATGCGGATACATTTTTTGGCGAAACAAATCCCGGCGGACAGAATGGATATTTTATAGTTAAATATGACCCGGACGGAAACCAAGTATGGGCAAGAATGGCTCGCAATACCAATCCGGATAATCATGAATCGATCGCAGGAGATCTTACAATAGATTCGAATGGAGAAATTTATTTTGTAGGAGCTGCTCAAGGCGGTTTTGATAATCAGACTGAGATCGGGATAGAAGACGCTCTTCTAATTAAGTATGATTCTGACGGAAATAAACTTTGGGTCCGGTTATTAGGAGTTCCTGGTCAAATTTCAGTTGCGAATGAAGTTAGCATAGATACGGATCGAAACATTTACATAGTAGGGATTACGTCCGGAGAGCTGGATGGTCAAACGCCGATTGGAACAACTGACACTTTTATAGTAAAATACGATAAAGATGGAAACAAATTGTGGACCAGACTTATTGGAAATCCAGATTATTCCAGTTTTTTCAGATCAGAAACCCAAGGTTTCGGAATTACTGTGGATCCGAATGGGAATTCGTATATCGCAGGAACAATCTCTGCGGTAAAAATACTTTTTACTAATTCGATCAATAGTGCATTCGCAGCAAAATTCGACACGAATGGGAATTTAATCTGGTCGAATTTGAAATATATGGAAAAGGACACTAAATGTGAGGTCCGCGCCCAAGATGTAGTCTTAGGTTTGAATGATTCCTTTTTTGTAGTAGGTTACACTTCCTGTCTTTTGAATATAATAGATCCTGTGAATGGTATCAATAGCCTGTTTATTTCTAAAGAAACTCCTTAA